A genomic window from Quercus lobata isolate SW786 chromosome 10, ValleyOak3.0 Primary Assembly, whole genome shotgun sequence includes:
- the LOC115963313 gene encoding uncharacterized protein LOC115963313, translated as MINGEGTRGTQSLVPSPPPPPPPPPPQPPSDRPKSDGGGGGGDGGVDAGELALAISPASASPSSQYSSCGGESEFDRYCSANSAMGTPSISSSTITNFYDFTDSELFTRNLGFSGDDGGGGGGLEGFSLGGKFDSNQNRNVDFRREMIGDDGVSRLELYDNKGLGLDDDSGKEEGSIGSREDGEFGVMRGQDVDVDVEVGESGVGEGSSNRVVGEEGGGLFDGMNVEFGFEGGGKERERGEGEEDGDSSRYEHSEGEDSMYNYGSDGQCRDQFHVQRNVSYGREKKVENENPLLINSSVAFGSDDWDDFEQETEGSGMLASLTLDPFQEQKEKDSETEGNLLNSNSEITHGIPSAGQIDRGQVVTKMSLVGKLIEGDYELGDDIDGCSVTPTGISSLAEPKRMEVVRSIPEASYQVLGGDELAEHTESASIIPIGFSNVNESGQQHVRDTTVTNNQVQDSEKPESSVSNLFQIEQEQLAEGLPLDMDLNTVDSGMEREHPRVNTEEAIGTAESRVLSNQDVGKSKIKFDLFDVTVNQPSSTSTVSPETTNLKLFDERETMSSPSVFENKMRIVSNNSSVSAVLSEDHPVSLQAENLDINEFYDEVVHDMEEILLESCETPRTRFSQDNRMFQSQLSLPVRDGGSTASTSGTDDAFPLIQHPLRIDGVEVVGARQKKGNVSFSERLVGVKEYTVYKMRVWGGKDQWEVERRYRDFYTLYRRLKTIFADQGWILPTPWFSVEKESRKIFGNVSPDVIAERSVLIQECLRSILHSRFFSSIPTPLIWFLSPQDSFPSSPMSKTLVPQPTSFARVADTENVSNLGKTISLVVELHPYKSMKQMLEAQHYTCAGCHKHFDDGKTMMQDFAQTFGWGKPRLCEYTGQLYCSSCHTNETAVLPARVLHQWDFTQYLVSQMAKSYLDSIHDQPMLCVSAVNPFLFSKVPALLHVMGIRKKIGTMLPYVHCPFRRTINKGLGSRRYLLESNDFFALRDLIDLSKGPFAALPVMVETVSRKILEHITEQCLICCDVGVPCSARQACNDPSALIFPFQEGEVEKCRSCEALFHKACFRKIINCPCGAQLRPEERVNNGAGGEVNRTLGRRSGSGLSVGLLSGLFTRAKPEKTEPKDGDNVILMGSLPSTSL; from the exons ATGATCAATGGGGAGGGAACTCGGGGGACCCAATCTCTAGTcccctctcctcctcctcctcctccaccaccaccgccgCAGCCGCCGTCCGATCGTCCCAAATCGGAcggcggtggcggtggtggcGACGGTGGCGTCGATGCGGGTGAGTTAGCTCTTGCTATCTCGCCCGCATCGGCGTCGCCGTCGTCGCAGTACTCGTCGTGCGGCGGTGAGTCCGAGTTCGACCGCTATTGCAGCGCGAACTCGGCCATGGGCACGCCTAGTATTTCCAGTAGCACGATCAccaatttttatgattttacaGACTCTGAATTGTTCACTAGAAATTTAGGGTTTTCCGGggatgatggtggtggtggcggtggatTGGAGGGTTTTAGTTTGGGAGGGAAATTCGATTCGAATCAAAATAGAAACGTTGATTTTCGACGAGAAATGATTGGGGATGATGGGGTTAGTAGGTTGGAATTGTATGATAATAAGGGACTTGGACTTGATGATGATTCGGGTAAGGAAGAAGGGTCTATAGGGTCGAGAGAGGATGGGGAGTTTGGAGTAATGAGGGGTCAGGATGTGGATGTGGATGTGGAAGTGGGAGAGAGTGGAGTTGGGGAAGGTTCTTCGAATAGGGTAGTTGGTGAAGAGGGTGGTGGTTTATTTGATGGGATGAATGTGGAATTTGGTTTCGAGGGTGGTGgaaaggagagggagagaggggaaggagaagaggatGGGGACTCATCGAGGTATGAGCATTCGGAAGGTGAGGATTCGATGTATAATTATGGTTCGGATGGTCAGTGTAGGGATCAGTTTCATGTTCAGAGAAATGTGAGTTATGGCCGGGAAAAAAAAGTGGAGAATGAAAATCCGTTGCTTATTAACTCGTCTGTGGCATTTGGTTCTGATGATTGGGATGATTTTGAGCAAGAAACGGAGGGAAGTGGTATGCTGGCTTCTCTGACATTGGATCCGTTCCAGGAACAGAAAGAAAAGGATAGTGAAACTGAGGGAAACCTTCTGAATTCAAATTCTGAGATTACACATGGGATTCCTTCTGCTGGTCAGATTGACCGAGGACAAGTTGTGACCAAAATGTCTTTGGTGGGAAAACTAATTGAAGGGGATTATGAATTGGGTGATGATATTGATGGGTGTTCTGTGACCCCAACTGGTATTTCAAGTTTGGCAGAACCAAAGCGAATGGAAGTTGTGAGAAGCATTCCTGAAGCCAGTTATCAAGTTCTAGGTGGTGATGAATTGGCAGAACATACTGAAAGTGCTTCCATAATTCCAATCGGGTTTTCGAATGTCAATGAATCAGGGCAGCAACATGTGAGAGACACTACCGTTACCAACAATCAAGTTCAAGATTCTGAAAAACCAGAAAGTTCTGTTAGCAATCTCTTTCAAATAGAGCAGGAACAGCTTGCTGAAGGACTACCTCTGGACATGGATTTGAACACTGTGGATAGTGGCATGGAAAGGGAGCATCCACGTGTAAATACCGAAGAAGCCATTGGCACTGCCGAAAGTAGAGTTTTATCAAATCAAGATGTGGggaaatcaaaaataaaattcgaCCTCTTTGATGTTACAGTTAATCAACCTTCCTCTACTTCAACTGTATCTCCAGAAACCACAAATCTCAAATTATTTGATGAACGTGAAACAATGTCATCTCCatctgtttttgaaaataagatgAGGATAGTTTCAAACAATTCTTCTGTTTCAGCAGTTCTCTCTGAAGACCATCCTGTATCACTTCAG GCAGAGAATCTTGATATAAATGAATTCTACGATGAGGTTGTTCATGACATGGAAGAAATTTTGCTTGAATCTTGTGAGACTCCTAGGACTAGGTTCTCTCAGGATAATAGAATGTTTCAGTCACAGCTGTCTCTACCTGTAAGAGATGGTGGGTCAACTGCTTCTACTTCTGGTACAGATGACGCTTTTCCTCTCATTCAACACCCACTTAGAATTGATGGGGTTGAAGTAGTTGGTGCGAGACAGAAGAAGGGGAATGTCTCCTTTAGTGAAAGACTGGTTGGAGTGAAGGAATACACTGTGTATAAAATGAGAGTGTGGGGCGGCAAGGATCAATGGGAGGTTGAACGACGATATCGTGATTTTTACACTCTATATCGTCGGTTGAAAACTATATTTGCCGACCAAGGCTGGATTCTACCTACCCCCTGGTTCTCTGTTGAAAAGGAATCCAGAAAGATATTTGGAAATGTATCTCCTGATGTTATTGCAGAGAGAAGTGTTTTGATTCAAGAGTGTTTACGTTCAATTCTCCATTCCAGATTCTTTTCCAGTATCCCAACTCCATTGATTTGGTTTTTGTCCCCTCAAGATTCATTTCCTAGTTCTCCTATGTCAAAGACACTGGTGCCTCAGCCAACCTCTTTTGCTAGAGTGGCAGATACAGAAAATGTTTCCAATTTAGGGAAGACTATATCACTTGTTGTTGAACTTCACCCTTACAAATCTATGAAACAGATGCTAGAAGCACAGCATTATACTTGTGCTGGATGCCACAAACATTTTGATGATGGAAAGACTATGATGCAAGACTTTGCACAGACATTTGGTTGGGGTAAGCCTCGACTTTGTGAATACACTGGTCAATTATATTGTTCTTCATGCCATACAAATGAAACTGCAGTCTTGCCAGCAAGAGTTTTGCATCAATGGGATTTTACTCAATATTTAGTTTCTCAGATGGCTAAATCATATCTGGATTCTATACATGACCAG CCCATGCTTTGTGTTAGTGCAGTTAATCCTTTCCTATTTTCAAAGGTCCCAGCCCTGCTTCATGTCATGGGTATCAGGAAAAAAATAGGGACCATGCTTCCATATGTTCACTGCCCATTTCGTAGGACCATCAACAAAGGACTTGGGTCTCGAAGATATCTTCTTGAAAGCAATGATTTTTTTGCACTTAGAGACCTCATTGATCTTTCCAAAGGGCCTTTTGCAG CACTACCTGTGATGGTGGAAACCGTATCTAGGAAAATACTGGAGCATATTACAGAGCAATGCCTCATATGCTGTGATGTGGGAGTCCCCTGCAGTGCTCGACAAGCTTGTAATGACCCTTCTGctctcattttcccttttcaG GAAGGTGAGGTTGAAAAGTGTAGATCTTGTGAAGCCTTATTCCATAAAGCTTGCTTCAGAAAGATCATAAACTGCCCTTGTGGGGCACAGCTTAGGCCAGAAGAGAGGGTAAATAATGGGGCTGGTGGTGAGGTTAATAGAACATTGGGGAGGAGATCTGGTTCTGGGCTGTCTGTAGGACTGCTCTCTGGACTGTTTACAAGGGCAAAGCCGGAAAAGACAGAGCCGAAAGATGGGGACAATGTTATATTAATGGGTTCCTTGCCAAGCACTTCTCTATGA
- the LOC115964332 gene encoding probable CCR4-associated factor 1 homolog 11 codes for MVVSARDAPPPPPSPAAVVVREVWQHNLEDEFDLIKIALMTHTIVSMDTEFPGVIFKPVNVEKRDLGRLPPFWNYQLMRRNVNATNIIQLGLGLCDHRGCLPNLGTDSQYVWQFNFKDFDVHNDLQNPESIELLERQGIDFEKNLEEGIDSADFAALMVESGLVMNGSDFTWVTFHGGYDFAHLIKIVTGQELPCNLVEFMDLVQLNFGRRVFDVKHMIRFCDGLYGGLERVANTLGVQRVAGRSHQAGSDTLLTLQTFMKFMEVYFKEKKDSAIRHNGHLLRKVSFILHGLELIEFDPSNEGLKLNPLGDE; via the coding sequence ATGGTTGTTTCTGCTCGTGATGCTCCTCCCcctcctccgtctccggcggcAGTGGTTGTACGTGAAGTATGGCAACACAACCTGGAGGATGAGTTCGACCTCATCAAGATTGCTCTAATGACTCACACAATCGTATCCATGGACACTGAATTCCCTGGAGTTATCTTCAAACCTGTTAACGTGGAAAAGCGCGACCTCGGAAGACTGCCACCCTTTTGGAACTATCAACTCATGCGACGCAACGTTAACGCCACCAATATTATCCAACTGGGTCTCGGTCTTTGCGACCACAGAGGTTGTTTGCCGAATCTCGGTACGGATTCTCAGTACGTGTGGCAGTTTAACTTCAAGGATTTTGACGTCCACAATGATCTCCAAAACCCTGAATCCATTGAGTTACTTGAGCGACAAGGAAttgattttgagaagaatttGGAAGAGGGTATTGACTCTGCTGACTTTGCTGCACTGATGGTTGAGTCTGGGTTGGTCATGAATGGCTCTGATTTCACTTGGGTTACATTCCATGGTGGATATGACTTTGCCCACCTGATCAAGATCGTGACTGGCCAAGAACTCCCTTGCAATCTCGTGGAGTTTATGGATTTGGTGCAACTCAACTTTGGGCGCAGAGTTTTTGATGTGAAGCATATGATTAGGTTTTGTGATGGGCTTTATGGAGGTTTAGAGAGAGTGGCTAACACACTTGGGGTGCAACGTGTGGCTGGGAGGAGTCACCAAGCTGGGTCTGATACCTTGTTGACTCTGCAAACTTTCATGAAGTTCATGGAGGTGtatttcaaagagaaaaaggatAGTGCAATTAGACATAATGGGCATTTGTTGAGAAAGGTTTCGTTTATTCTTCATGGCTTGGAGTTGATTGAGTTTGATCCATCCAATGAAGGATTGAAGCTAAATCCGCTTGGTGATGAGTAG
- the LOC115963797 gene encoding uncharacterized protein LOC115963797 isoform X1 encodes MKGSSKDSWHPIMTGDTTTSSYWMNWRVLLCAIWVSITITFAFTLIWKYEGFRKRHSPETQQESEGGLYDDETWKPCLKGIHPAWLLSFRVLAFLVLLALLIATALTDGGSIFYYYTQWTFTSITIYFGLGSLLSMRGCYQYHKKAGGDRVDNIEVDTELGSCVSTSDSQGSKMTNPSKISGPNTQCHVREPAGFWGYVFQIIFQMNAGAVLLTDCVFWFIIVPFLLIKDYNLNFLVINMHSINAVFLLGETALNCLRFSWFRIGYFCLWTVVYVIFQWILHACVKLWWPYPFLDLSSPYAPLWYLSVALMHIPCYGIFVLIMKLKHLVLSAKFPQSYQCLR; translated from the exons ATGAAAG GGTCCTCAAAAGATTCTTGGCATCCAATCATGACTGGTGATACAACAACCTCAAGTTACTGGATGAATTGGAGGGTCTTGCTGTGTGCCATATGGGTTTCAATTACGATCACTTTCGCATTCACTCTAATATGGAAATATGAAGGTTTCCGCAAACGCCATAGCCCAGAAACCCAGCAAGAAAGTGAAGGAGGTTTGTATGATGATGAAACTTGGAAGCCATGTTTGAAAGGAATCCACCCAGCTTGGTTGTTGAGTTTCAGAGTTCTTGCTTTCTTGGTGCTTTTAGCACTGCTCATTGCCACTGCTTTAACAGATGGAGGCAGCATATTTTACTATTACACTCA GTGGACTTTCACATCAATCACCATTTATTTTGGG CTTGGATCATTGCTCTCCATGCGTGGCTGTTACCAATATCATAAGAAAGCTGGAGGTGACAGAGTTGATAATATAGAGGTGGATACAGAGCTAGGTTCTTGTGTATCTACTTCAGATAGCCAAGGTTccaaaatgacaaacccatccAAAATCTCAGGCCCCAATACACAATGTCATGTACGTGAACCTGCAGGCTTCTGGGGTTATGtctttcaaataatttttcag ATGAATGCAGGTGCTGTTTTGCTCACAGATTGTGTCTTTTGGTTTATAATTGTTCCATTTCTTCTGATCAAAGATTACAAcctaaatttt CTGGTTATAAATATGCACTCAATCAATGCTGTTTTCCTGCTTGGTGAGACGGCTTTGAATTGCTTG aggtTTTCTTGGTTTCGAATTGGATATTTCTGCCTATGGACAGTCGTTTATGTCATTTTTCAGTGGATACTACATGCTTGTGTCAAACTTTG gtgGCCATATCCCTTTCTTGACTTGTCATCTCCGTATGCTCCACTATG gTACTTATCGGTGGCACTAATGCATATCCCATGCTATGGCATCTTTGTTCTGATTATGAAGCTGAAACACTTGGTACTATCAGCGAAGTTCCCCCAGTCCTATCAGTGCTTGAGATAA
- the LOC115963797 gene encoding uncharacterized protein LOC115963797 isoform X2 — MPGSSKDSWHPIMTGDTTTSSYWMNWRVLLCAIWVSITITFAFTLIWKYEGFRKRHSPETQQESEGGLYDDETWKPCLKGIHPAWLLSFRVLAFLVLLALLIATALTDGGSIFYYYTQWTFTSITIYFGLGSLLSMRGCYQYHKKAGGDRVDNIEVDTELGSCVSTSDSQGSKMTNPSKISGPNTQCHVREPAGFWGYVFQIIFQMNAGAVLLTDCVFWFIIVPFLLIKDYNLNFLVINMHSINAVFLLGETALNCLRFSWFRIGYFCLWTVVYVIFQWILHACVKLWWPYPFLDLSSPYAPLWYLSVALMHIPCYGIFVLIMKLKHLVLSAKFPQSYQCLR; from the exons ATGCCTG GGTCCTCAAAAGATTCTTGGCATCCAATCATGACTGGTGATACAACAACCTCAAGTTACTGGATGAATTGGAGGGTCTTGCTGTGTGCCATATGGGTTTCAATTACGATCACTTTCGCATTCACTCTAATATGGAAATATGAAGGTTTCCGCAAACGCCATAGCCCAGAAACCCAGCAAGAAAGTGAAGGAGGTTTGTATGATGATGAAACTTGGAAGCCATGTTTGAAAGGAATCCACCCAGCTTGGTTGTTGAGTTTCAGAGTTCTTGCTTTCTTGGTGCTTTTAGCACTGCTCATTGCCACTGCTTTAACAGATGGAGGCAGCATATTTTACTATTACACTCA GTGGACTTTCACATCAATCACCATTTATTTTGGG CTTGGATCATTGCTCTCCATGCGTGGCTGTTACCAATATCATAAGAAAGCTGGAGGTGACAGAGTTGATAATATAGAGGTGGATACAGAGCTAGGTTCTTGTGTATCTACTTCAGATAGCCAAGGTTccaaaatgacaaacccatccAAAATCTCAGGCCCCAATACACAATGTCATGTACGTGAACCTGCAGGCTTCTGGGGTTATGtctttcaaataatttttcag ATGAATGCAGGTGCTGTTTTGCTCACAGATTGTGTCTTTTGGTTTATAATTGTTCCATTTCTTCTGATCAAAGATTACAAcctaaatttt CTGGTTATAAATATGCACTCAATCAATGCTGTTTTCCTGCTTGGTGAGACGGCTTTGAATTGCTTG aggtTTTCTTGGTTTCGAATTGGATATTTCTGCCTATGGACAGTCGTTTATGTCATTTTTCAGTGGATACTACATGCTTGTGTCAAACTTTG gtgGCCATATCCCTTTCTTGACTTGTCATCTCCGTATGCTCCACTATG gTACTTATCGGTGGCACTAATGCATATCCCATGCTATGGCATCTTTGTTCTGATTATGAAGCTGAAACACTTGGTACTATCAGCGAAGTTCCCCCAGTCCTATCAGTGCTTGAGATAA
- the LOC115963797 gene encoding uncharacterized protein LOC115963797 isoform X3, whose translation MTGDTTTSSYWMNWRVLLCAIWVSITITFAFTLIWKYEGFRKRHSPETQQESEGGLYDDETWKPCLKGIHPAWLLSFRVLAFLVLLALLIATALTDGGSIFYYYTQWTFTSITIYFGLGSLLSMRGCYQYHKKAGGDRVDNIEVDTELGSCVSTSDSQGSKMTNPSKISGPNTQCHVREPAGFWGYVFQIIFQMNAGAVLLTDCVFWFIIVPFLLIKDYNLNFLVINMHSINAVFLLGETALNCLRFSWFRIGYFCLWTVVYVIFQWILHACVKLWWPYPFLDLSSPYAPLWYLSVALMHIPCYGIFVLIMKLKHLVLSAKFPQSYQCLR comes from the exons ATGACTGGTGATACAACAACCTCAAGTTACTGGATGAATTGGAGGGTCTTGCTGTGTGCCATATGGGTTTCAATTACGATCACTTTCGCATTCACTCTAATATGGAAATATGAAGGTTTCCGCAAACGCCATAGCCCAGAAACCCAGCAAGAAAGTGAAGGAGGTTTGTATGATGATGAAACTTGGAAGCCATGTTTGAAAGGAATCCACCCAGCTTGGTTGTTGAGTTTCAGAGTTCTTGCTTTCTTGGTGCTTTTAGCACTGCTCATTGCCACTGCTTTAACAGATGGAGGCAGCATATTTTACTATTACACTCA GTGGACTTTCACATCAATCACCATTTATTTTGGG CTTGGATCATTGCTCTCCATGCGTGGCTGTTACCAATATCATAAGAAAGCTGGAGGTGACAGAGTTGATAATATAGAGGTGGATACAGAGCTAGGTTCTTGTGTATCTACTTCAGATAGCCAAGGTTccaaaatgacaaacccatccAAAATCTCAGGCCCCAATACACAATGTCATGTACGTGAACCTGCAGGCTTCTGGGGTTATGtctttcaaataatttttcag ATGAATGCAGGTGCTGTTTTGCTCACAGATTGTGTCTTTTGGTTTATAATTGTTCCATTTCTTCTGATCAAAGATTACAAcctaaatttt CTGGTTATAAATATGCACTCAATCAATGCTGTTTTCCTGCTTGGTGAGACGGCTTTGAATTGCTTG aggtTTTCTTGGTTTCGAATTGGATATTTCTGCCTATGGACAGTCGTTTATGTCATTTTTCAGTGGATACTACATGCTTGTGTCAAACTTTG gtgGCCATATCCCTTTCTTGACTTGTCATCTCCGTATGCTCCACTATG gTACTTATCGGTGGCACTAATGCATATCCCATGCTATGGCATCTTTGTTCTGATTATGAAGCTGAAACACTTGGTACTATCAGCGAAGTTCCCCCAGTCCTATCAGTGCTTGAGATAA